A genomic region of Brevibacillus sp. JNUCC-41 contains the following coding sequences:
- a CDS encoding ABC transporter substrate-binding protein, which produces MKKKLYSTAAMTLVAGLLLAGCGNDKEKDTAKDESKKDTFNIGVTQIVQHDSLDQAYEGFQAALKDSDINAKYDLQIAQGDQNNSQTIANNFVGDKVDLIFANSTPSALSALNATKDIPIVFTSVTDPVAAELVTSLDKPGGNVTGTTDSHPEAIAKSMKFLAEELGAKTIGTVYNTGEQNSVVQIKNVKAEAKKAGLKVVEASVSTSAEVKQATESLIGKADAFYIITDNTVVSALESVISVANDKDIPLFVGELDSVNAGGFAAYGFSYYDIGYEAGQKAVEILKDGKKPGDIAVQYPQKLKLVINEKAAKDMGVEIKEEWKADAEFVK; this is translated from the coding sequence ATGAAAAAGAAATTATATTCAACTGCAGCTATGACATTGGTCGCAGGATTATTATTGGCTGGGTGTGGAAATGACAAGGAAAAAGATACGGCAAAGGATGAAAGCAAAAAGGATACCTTCAACATTGGAGTAACACAAATCGTTCAGCATGATTCCCTGGACCAGGCTTATGAAGGATTCCAGGCGGCATTGAAGGATAGTGACATCAATGCCAAATATGATCTTCAAATTGCACAGGGTGACCAAAATAATAGTCAAACGATCGCCAATAACTTTGTTGGGGATAAAGTGGATTTAATCTTTGCCAATTCTACTCCTAGTGCTCTTAGCGCTTTGAATGCGACAAAGGATATACCAATCGTTTTTACATCGGTTACCGATCCTGTAGCGGCGGAGCTCGTTACATCTTTGGATAAGCCAGGCGGAAATGTGACGGGTACGACGGATTCCCATCCTGAAGCCATTGCCAAATCAATGAAATTCCTGGCAGAAGAACTTGGCGCCAAGACAATTGGGACCGTTTATAATACAGGGGAGCAAAACTCCGTCGTCCAAATAAAAAACGTGAAAGCGGAAGCGAAAAAAGCGGGCTTGAAAGTCGTGGAAGCATCCGTGTCCACTTCAGCCGAGGTTAAACAGGCAACGGAATCATTAATCGGAAAAGCCGATGCTTTCTATATCATTACTGATAATACCGTTGTCTCAGCACTGGAATCGGTCATTTCGGTGGCAAATGATAAAGATATTCCATTGTTTGTTGGTGAGCTTGATTCCGTGAATGCTGGTGGTTTTGCAGCATATGGATTCAGTTACTATGATATTGGTTATGAAGCGGGGCAAAAAGCGGTTGAAATCTTGAAGGATGGCAAAAAGCCTGGAGATATTGCAGTTCAATATCCACAAAAACTGAAATTGGTCATCAATGAAAAGGCAGCAAAAGATATGGGTGTTGAAATAAAAGAAGAATGGAAAGCAGATGCTGAGTTTGTAAAATAA
- a CDS encoding MBL fold metallo-hydrolase, protein MANWNGDIAKLALPTPFAVGDVNVYVVKGDALTLIDTGVKTKRSKEALTKGLGDLGLKLTDIEQIILTHHHPDHAGALDFFEKEIPVYGHKNNQRWLTISDEFLETHNRFFLDYATKFGVAEELKNELTHNRDEISFLSERKLHGYLAEGDELPGLPGWKVIETPGHAQSHLSFYRESDGVMIAGDHLLAKISPNPLMEPPLLPGGMRPRPLLQYNASLQKLLDLSISTVYSGHGSEVEGEAVADLIQYRFERQHNRAMQVKNMLQDRPLSAFEVCQQLFPKVYLQEVGLTLSETVGQLDYLEDLGEVETEIQSGVILYSIA, encoded by the coding sequence ATGGCGAATTGGAATGGAGATATTGCAAAACTTGCTTTGCCCACGCCGTTTGCAGTGGGTGATGTGAATGTTTATGTAGTTAAAGGGGATGCTTTAACGTTAATCGATACGGGAGTGAAAACAAAACGATCAAAGGAAGCCCTGACTAAAGGGCTTGGGGATTTGGGTCTGAAACTGACTGATATCGAACAAATCATTTTAACCCATCATCATCCTGATCATGCTGGTGCACTCGATTTCTTTGAAAAGGAAATCCCGGTTTATGGACACAAAAATAATCAGCGCTGGTTGACTATCAGTGATGAATTCCTTGAAACCCATAATCGTTTTTTCCTTGATTATGCCACAAAGTTCGGAGTGGCAGAAGAGCTGAAAAATGAACTGACCCATAACCGCGACGAAATCAGTTTCCTTAGTGAACGGAAGCTTCATGGATATTTGGCTGAGGGAGATGAGCTCCCCGGTCTTCCAGGCTGGAAAGTGATCGAGACTCCTGGGCATGCTCAAAGTCATTTATCCTTTTACCGGGAAAGTGACGGTGTCATGATCGCAGGCGATCACTTGCTTGCCAAGATCTCACCTAATCCATTAATGGAACCACCTTTACTTCCCGGAGGCATGAGGCCTCGTCCTTTACTGCAATATAATGCATCACTTCAGAAATTATTGGATCTTTCCATCTCCACTGTTTACTCCGGACATGGATCTGAAGTGGAAGGAGAGGCGGTTGCCGACTTGATTCAATATCGATTCGAGCGGCAGCATAACCGTGCCATGCAGGTGAAAAACATGCTTCAAGATCGGCCTTTATCGGCCTTTGAAGTTTGTCAGCAGCTTTTTCCGAAAGTATACCTTCAGGAAGTGGGCCTGACACTTTCGGAAACGGTCGGTCAGCTGGACTATTTAGAAGACTTGGGTGAAGTCGAAACAGAAATCCAATCAGGGGTCATTCTGTATTCAATCGCTTAA
- the proC gene encoding pyrroline-5-carboxylate reductase: MEKIAFIGAGSMAEAIISGLVTQQVIEPANIFVTNKSNDDRFDYLKNQYGVTATRSLQELVQDASLVVLAVKPKDILETMQSIKEYIREEMLFISVVAGVHTTSLEGIANKRFSIVRAMPNTSAAVGKSATALAANGHTKDSQLQTAITLFETVGTVAVVDETQLDAVTGLSGSGPAYIYYLVEALEKSAEKIGLDSETAKQLILQTLMGAADMLQKSPKTPAVLRKEVTSPGGTTEAGLKALQAHQVEEAFIACVQEATEQSKRMGNQISKELAKYVVSQ, translated from the coding sequence ATGGAAAAAATCGCATTTATCGGAGCTGGATCGATGGCAGAAGCAATCATTTCAGGGCTGGTGACCCAACAGGTGATCGAACCAGCAAATATTTTTGTTACAAATAAATCAAATGATGATCGGTTCGATTATTTAAAGAACCAATATGGTGTTACTGCCACAAGGTCGCTGCAGGAATTAGTACAGGATGCAAGCCTTGTCGTCCTGGCGGTGAAACCGAAAGACATTTTAGAAACGATGCAATCAATAAAAGAATACATCCGTGAGGAAATGCTGTTCATTTCCGTTGTTGCCGGGGTTCATACAACAAGCTTGGAAGGAATCGCCAACAAGCGGTTCTCGATCGTCCGTGCCATGCCTAATACATCGGCAGCCGTAGGAAAATCAGCAACGGCCCTTGCGGCTAACGGTCATACGAAAGACTCGCAATTACAAACTGCGATTACCCTTTTTGAAACGGTAGGTACGGTGGCAGTCGTAGACGAAACCCAGCTAGATGCGGTAACAGGCTTATCAGGCAGCGGCCCTGCTTATATTTATTACTTGGTAGAGGCATTGGAAAAATCGGCAGAAAAAATAGGTCTCGATTCCGAAACCGCCAAGCAATTGATTCTGCAGACACTGATGGGTGCGGCCGATATGTTACAGAAATCACCTAAAACGCCTGCCGTACTAAGAAAGGAAGTAACTTCACCAGGCGGAACGACTGAAGCAGGTCTGAAAGCACTTCAAGCACATCAAGTGGAAGAAGCATTCATTGCCTGTGTACAAGAAGCGACAGAGCAATCGAAGCGAATGGGTAATCAAATAAGTAAAGAACTGGCCAAATATGTAGTTTCGCAGTAA
- a CDS encoding ABC transporter permease, whose translation MFSALFNSFESGMIYAIMALGVYLTFRILDFPDMTVEGSFVTGASVAAIMIVNGFSPAMATFCAMVAGFIAGTITGFLHTKGKINPLLAGILMMIALYSINLRIMGASNIPLLSQTTIITNIQDAWAGTGLDNMLNGLLSIVGLGDSLPKTWAILIVMLIVALIIQAGMSAFLKTEIGLALRATGDNEAMVKSFSAHTGNMKILGLAIGNALVAFSGSLVAQYNGFSDIGMGIGIIVIGLASVIIGEALFGSKTIARATLAVIGGAIIYRIVVTLALRVEFLETGDVKLITALIVVGALVIPKITDKQKEKSRKKRRLKEIQMRHGGTLSKGGEGYASVKSDL comes from the coding sequence ATGTTCTCAGCTTTATTCAACTCTTTTGAGTCGGGAATGATTTATGCGATTATGGCACTAGGTGTTTATTTAACATTCAGGATTCTCGACTTCCCGGATATGACTGTGGAAGGCAGTTTTGTGACAGGTGCCTCTGTGGCCGCCATTATGATCGTTAACGGTTTCTCGCCAGCCATGGCCACGTTTTGTGCCATGGTGGCAGGTTTCATTGCTGGGACAATAACGGGATTCCTGCATACGAAAGGAAAAATCAATCCACTTCTGGCAGGTATCTTAATGATGATTGCCCTCTATTCCATCAATTTAAGGATCATGGGTGCATCCAACATTCCGTTGCTTTCTCAAACGACCATTATCACGAATATCCAGGATGCCTGGGCTGGCACTGGCCTGGACAATATGTTGAATGGTCTTTTATCGATTGTGGGCCTTGGTGATAGCTTGCCAAAAACGTGGGCCATACTAATTGTTATGTTGATTGTGGCTTTAATCATTCAAGCTGGGATGTCAGCTTTTTTAAAAACGGAAATCGGTCTAGCTTTACGGGCAACGGGTGATAATGAAGCGATGGTCAAGAGTTTTTCCGCCCATACAGGAAACATGAAGATCCTGGGCCTTGCGATTGGAAATGCACTTGTGGCTTTCTCGGGTTCCTTGGTTGCCCAATATAATGGGTTTAGCGATATTGGCATGGGGATTGGAATCATCGTCATCGGATTGGCATCCGTTATAATTGGCGAAGCATTATTTGGCTCCAAAACGATTGCACGTGCGACCCTTGCGGTCATTGGAGGAGCGATTATTTACCGAATCGTCGTAACTTTGGCACTTCGCGTAGAATTTCTTGAAACAGGCGATGTTAAATTAATTACGGCACTTATTGTGGTAGGGGCACTTGTCATTCCGAAAATTACCGATAAACAAAAAGAGAAAAGCCGAAAGAAAAGGCGTCTCAAAGAAATACAGATGCGCCATGGTGGGACTTTATCGAAAGGGGGAGAAGGATATGCTTCAGTTAAATCAGATTTATAA
- a CDS encoding SDR family NAD(P)-dependent oxidoreductase codes for MFARRLIFLNKLQGKVIVITGASGGIGKEVAIQSAKQGARLVLLARSLDKLLQLKNELITQYGIDAYAYKLDVADTDQVTNVFNDIHAQIGEVDVLVNNAGFGTFKEAQDTELNETKAMFAVNVIGLMACTKLVLPYMKLRKAGHIINIASQAGKIATPKSTLYSSTKFAVLGYSNALRLELMDDHVFVTTVNPGPIETNFFNIADESGTYLKNVEKFMLKPGDVAAKIVAAMLTNKREINLPGWMNLAGKWYNMFPKITETLGKKAFFKK; via the coding sequence ATGTTCGCAAGGAGGCTCATTTTTTTGAATAAGTTGCAAGGCAAAGTCATTGTTATTACCGGTGCTTCCGGAGGGATTGGCAAGGAAGTTGCCATTCAAAGTGCAAAGCAGGGAGCCCGTCTCGTCCTCTTGGCCAGAAGCCTGGATAAATTACTGCAGCTAAAGAATGAACTGATCACCCAATATGGGATTGATGCATATGCCTATAAGCTTGATGTTGCAGATACTGATCAGGTGACAAATGTATTTAATGACATCCATGCGCAAATAGGAGAAGTGGATGTGTTGGTCAACAATGCTGGTTTCGGCACGTTTAAAGAAGCACAGGATACGGAGTTAAATGAAACGAAAGCAATGTTTGCTGTCAACGTCATTGGATTGATGGCCTGCACAAAGCTGGTTCTTCCGTATATGAAACTGAGAAAAGCGGGGCATATCATCAACATAGCTTCACAGGCCGGTAAAATCGCCACTCCTAAATCAACATTGTACTCTTCGACCAAGTTCGCGGTTCTTGGCTATTCAAACGCACTTCGGCTCGAGCTGATGGACGATCATGTTTTTGTGACCACCGTCAATCCTGGACCCATAGAAACGAATTTCTTTAACATTGCGGATGAATCAGGTACATACTTAAAGAATGTTGAAAAATTCATGCTTAAGCCTGGAGATGTCGCTGCCAAAATCGTAGCGGCGATGCTGACCAATAAGAGGGAAATCAATCTCCCTGGCTGGATGAATTTAGCTGGGAAATGGTATAACATGTTTCCGAAGATCACCGAAACATTAGGGAAAAAAGCATTTTTTAAAAAGTAG
- a CDS encoding squalene/phytoene synthase family protein: MTDKSDLHTKAMDFLLKTSRTFFIPISYLPKGLQEAIGAAYLCMRAIDEIEDHPSLPADIKVSLLKALSELLDADFREEDLQSLFEPYKDDLPEVTLFLSDWIEFCPPGAKGKVLESTKEMAEGMAKWVTMDWQIHNEEELDDYTYYVAGLVGVMLSDMWNWYDGTETDRELAIAFGRGLQTVNILRNREEDAERGVNFYPDGWGFDEMLAHTEHNLALADAYIGEIETKEIIQFCKIPLELAKATLKALKEGKEKIDRTTVTEIVSQVVEH; this comes from the coding sequence ATGACTGACAAAAGTGACCTACATACTAAAGCAATGGATTTTCTCCTAAAAACAAGCCGGACTTTTTTCATTCCAATCAGCTACCTTCCAAAGGGATTGCAAGAAGCTATTGGAGCTGCGTACCTTTGCATGCGCGCCATCGATGAGATCGAGGATCACCCCAGTCTTCCTGCAGATATTAAGGTTTCCCTTTTAAAGGCTCTTAGTGAGTTGCTTGATGCAGATTTCAGGGAAGAAGATCTTCAATCGTTATTTGAACCATATAAGGATGATCTTCCCGAGGTGACCCTGTTTCTTTCGGACTGGATTGAATTTTGTCCTCCCGGTGCAAAAGGCAAAGTCTTGGAATCGACAAAGGAAATGGCCGAAGGCATGGCAAAATGGGTTACTATGGACTGGCAAATCCATAATGAAGAGGAACTCGATGATTACACATATTATGTTGCAGGTTTAGTGGGGGTCATGCTGTCTGATATGTGGAACTGGTACGATGGAACCGAAACGGACCGCGAGCTTGCCATCGCATTTGGACGCGGACTCCAAACGGTCAATATCCTGCGTAACCGTGAGGAAGATGCAGAACGTGGTGTGAACTTTTATCCGGATGGCTGGGGTTTCGATGAGATGCTTGCCCATACGGAACATAATCTTGCATTAGCCGATGCGTACATTGGAGAGATTGAAACGAAAGAGATCATCCAATTCTGTAAAATACCCTTGGAATTGGCAAAAGCCACATTGAAAGCCCTAAAAGAAGGCAAAGAAAAAATCGATCGTACTACAGTTACCGAAATTGTCAGCCAAGTTGTCGAACACTGA
- a CDS encoding MerR family transcriptional regulator — translation MNTSAVARLLNVSHSTIQRWVTQLNMEVERNQLGHYQFSDEDIALLRKIQDQLNEGIILQKVSISDKKIRKASIQKHSEPDKEHDQLLERVTRLENGLKTKADDVVSYQLLQHRSEMEDMHKLVKKLEARIEALETPMGQPFDYLLAAEEAAATKKTKKRPFIKMIFGNRKNDSSSWSTADSD, via the coding sequence ATGAATACAAGTGCAGTTGCCCGGTTACTGAATGTTTCCCATAGTACGATTCAACGCTGGGTCACCCAATTGAACATGGAAGTAGAACGGAATCAGCTTGGCCACTACCAGTTTTCGGATGAAGACATTGCATTATTGAGAAAAATCCAAGATCAACTGAACGAAGGCATCATTCTCCAAAAGGTCAGCATCTCAGATAAAAAAATTAGAAAAGCAAGCATCCAGAAACACTCCGAACCGGATAAAGAACATGATCAACTGCTAGAACGGGTCACCCGGCTTGAAAATGGTCTGAAAACAAAAGCGGACGATGTTGTATCCTATCAGCTTTTACAACACAGAAGTGAAATGGAAGACATGCACAAACTCGTTAAGAAACTCGAAGCCCGTATCGAAGCGTTAGAAACACCAATGGGTCAGCCGTTTGATTATTTACTCGCGGCTGAAGAGGCTGCTGCCACTAAAAAGACAAAGAAAAGGCCATTTATAAAAATGATTTTTGGAAACAGAAAGAATGATAGTTCATCATGGAGTACAGCCGACAGCGATTAA
- the zwf gene encoding glucose-6-phosphate dehydrogenase, with amino-acid sequence MTENNKPTALIMIFGATGDLAKRKLFPSIYRLFQKEKINKFAVVGVARRPLTNEEFQTSVKDSILTFGHAKEKVDEFISHFHYHSHDVSSSESYLQLKDIAEKLDGQYQLEGNRIFYLAMAPEFFGTIAEQIKAQGLTDTNGYKRLVIEKPFGHSFETAQKLNEQIRTAFAEDEIYRIDHYLGKEMVQNIEVIRFSNALFEPLWNNRYISNIQVTSSETLGVEERGRYYETSGALRDMVQNHLLQMVALLAMEPPIALTTEEIRSEKVRALRSLRPMKVDEVNQYFVRGQYGEGTIDGQTLPAYRNEHNVDPESNTETYVAGKLMIDNFRWAGVPFYIRTGKRMDVKSTNIVVQFKDIPMNLYYKTEETLNPNLLVIHIQPDEGITLYLNVKKSGTTSNTKPVKLTVSNKGIEHINSPEAYEKLLFDSMRGDATNFTHWDEVALSWKFVDTISNAWENTKDDSFPNYEAGSTGPLASDELLKEDGHIWWEIKNNENDVD; translated from the coding sequence ATGACAGAAAACAATAAACCCACAGCATTGATCATGATTTTTGGTGCTACCGGAGATTTAGCGAAAAGGAAATTGTTTCCTTCCATATATCGACTATTTCAAAAAGAGAAAATAAATAAGTTCGCCGTCGTTGGAGTAGCAAGGAGGCCATTGACGAATGAGGAGTTCCAAACAAGTGTCAAGGATTCCATACTTACTTTCGGACATGCAAAAGAAAAGGTCGACGAATTCATTTCCCATTTCCATTATCACTCCCATGATGTCTCCAGTTCGGAATCATATCTGCAGTTGAAGGACATTGCCGAAAAATTGGACGGACAATATCAATTAGAAGGAAACCGGATCTTCTATTTGGCGATGGCACCCGAGTTTTTCGGAACGATTGCCGAACAGATTAAAGCTCAAGGCCTGACCGACACGAATGGATATAAGCGCCTTGTCATAGAAAAGCCGTTTGGGCACAGTTTCGAAACAGCACAAAAATTGAATGAGCAGATTCGAACGGCATTCGCTGAAGATGAAATCTACCGTATCGATCATTATTTAGGTAAAGAAATGGTACAAAATATTGAGGTCATCCGTTTTTCAAATGCCCTATTCGAGCCGCTTTGGAATAACAGATATATATCCAATATCCAGGTTACTTCAAGCGAAACACTTGGCGTTGAAGAACGTGGGCGTTATTATGAAACCAGCGGTGCCCTGAGGGATATGGTCCAAAATCATCTGCTCCAAATGGTGGCCTTGCTTGCCATGGAACCCCCGATCGCTTTGACGACAGAAGAGATTCGAAGCGAAAAAGTGCGGGCATTGCGCTCACTTCGACCAATGAAAGTGGACGAAGTCAATCAATACTTCGTCCGTGGCCAATATGGTGAAGGAACGATAGACGGTCAAACACTTCCGGCCTACCGAAATGAACATAACGTAGATCCCGAATCCAACACTGAGACCTATGTGGCGGGTAAATTGATGATTGATAACTTCCGTTGGGCCGGTGTTCCTTTTTATATCCGTACCGGTAAGAGGATGGATGTCAAATCAACGAATATCGTCGTCCAATTCAAAGATATCCCAATGAATCTGTATTATAAAACGGAAGAAACGCTGAACCCGAATCTTCTCGTTATCCATATCCAGCCTGACGAAGGGATCACACTGTACTTAAATGTTAAGAAATCCGGGACGACATCCAATACAAAGCCAGTAAAACTGACCGTCTCCAACAAAGGGATCGAACACATCAATTCTCCCGAGGCATATGAAAAGCTATTGTTTGACAGCATGCGCGGGGATGCTACCAACTTTACGCACTGGGACGAGGTTGCCCTATCATGGAAGTTCGTCGATACCATTTCCAATGCATGGGAAAATACTAAGGACGATTCTTTCCCTAACTATGAAGCGGGATCCACAGGTCCGCTGGCATCCGATGAACTCCTGAAAGAAGATGGACATATTTGGTGGGAAATCAAGAATAACGAAAATGATGTTGACTGA
- a CDS encoding DUF3221 domain-containing protein, with the protein MKMIVNLYISIFVAFILGSCQSPDWNMDEVIDKGEEGFITDLDDERILIKGTYYKVTNDTYIQDQHGNALDYSELEIGMKVKPWHRGGVKKSFPGKAEAELILVLTDEKSLAEQRAVTAALNHVSKAESQRFMVLEVVHLPLEHVYNIEMMNRSNLDSSFMVTVEDLTDEILYIK; encoded by the coding sequence ATGAAGATGATAGTGAACCTTTATATCTCTATATTCGTTGCTTTTATTCTGGGCAGCTGCCAATCCCCTGATTGGAACATGGATGAAGTCATTGATAAGGGGGAAGAAGGTTTCATTACGGATCTTGACGATGAAAGGATTTTGATTAAAGGAACGTACTATAAGGTGACCAATGATACATATATTCAAGATCAACATGGTAATGCCCTCGATTATTCCGAGCTGGAAATCGGGATGAAAGTGAAACCATGGCACCGGGGCGGGGTGAAGAAATCATTTCCTGGGAAAGCGGAAGCGGAATTGATTCTTGTTTTGACGGATGAAAAAAGCTTAGCTGAACAAAGGGCAGTCACTGCTGCCCTCAATCATGTCAGTAAAGCGGAAAGTCAGCGATTCATGGTTCTCGAAGTCGTCCATTTACCCTTGGAGCATGTTTATAATATCGAAATGATGAATCGTTCTAACTTAGACTCTTCATTCATGGTGACAGTAGAGGATTTAACGGATGAAATATTATATATAAAATAA
- the rnz gene encoding ribonuclease Z, with the protein MDFVLLGTGAGVPAKARNVTSIALQLLEERGTVWLFDCGEATQHQILKTAVKPRKVEKIFITHLHGDHIFGLPGFLSSRSFQGGVDKLTVYGPQGIDAFIKTSLQVSGTHLKYPLEIIEIEEGAVFEDEQFTVTAMSLDHGIYSIGYRIVEKDRPGSLLVDRLRSEGVKPGPLFKALKNGQTVYLDDGRVLNGKDYLGAPQKGRIITILGDTRMCSNAIILAESADYLVHEATFSAEESEMASAYYHSTTVQAAETALKAGAKNLILTHISSRYTPEDAERLKEESKAVFANTIMGEDLMAIKVPLYSGESGS; encoded by the coding sequence GTGGATTTCGTTTTATTGGGTACAGGCGCCGGCGTTCCGGCTAAAGCGCGTAATGTGACATCAATCGCCCTGCAATTATTGGAAGAACGAGGGACGGTTTGGTTATTCGATTGTGGGGAAGCAACACAGCATCAAATATTAAAAACCGCGGTCAAGCCGCGAAAGGTTGAAAAGATCTTCATCACCCATTTACATGGTGACCATATCTTCGGACTGCCTGGATTTTTAAGCAGCAGATCTTTTCAGGGCGGTGTGGATAAATTGACCGTATATGGTCCACAAGGAATAGATGCATTTATTAAGACGAGCTTACAGGTGAGTGGAACTCATTTAAAATATCCCTTGGAAATCATCGAAATAGAAGAAGGCGCAGTGTTTGAGGACGAACAATTCACAGTCACGGCCATGTCGCTTGATCATGGCATTTACAGCATCGGTTACCGGATTGTTGAAAAAGATCGACCAGGAAGCTTACTGGTTGACCGGCTGCGTTCTGAAGGTGTGAAGCCGGGGCCTCTTTTTAAAGCATTGAAAAATGGACAAACGGTCTATCTCGATGATGGCCGTGTCTTAAATGGGAAGGACTATCTCGGTGCTCCGCAAAAAGGACGGATCATCACGATTCTTGGTGATACAAGAATGTGCAGCAATGCGATCATTCTTGCTGAATCGGCGGATTACCTTGTTCATGAAGCTACATTTTCAGCGGAAGAATCCGAAATGGCATCAGCCTATTATCATTCGACCACCGTTCAGGCTGCAGAAACGGCTTTGAAAGCGGGAGCTAAGAATCTAATCCTTACGCATATCAGCTCACGGTATACTCCGGAGGATGCCGAGAGGCTAAAAGAGGAAAGCAAAGCGGTCTTTGCAAACACGATTATGGGTGAAGATCTAATGGCAATTAAAGTTCCTTTGTATTCAGGGGAATCGGGCAGCTGA
- a CDS encoding VOC family protein: MNRINIITLGVRDITESLRFYRDGLGFRTSIKEGEPAIVFFNNAGTKLALYPLEELVKDINEKEPPKKKGFPGLTLAYNAKSIQEVDDVINKAGKAGGTIEKSPQDVVWGGYSGYFSDPDGYYWEVAYSKDWSFDENDMLIIK, translated from the coding sequence ATGAACAGGATCAACATTATCACTTTAGGTGTCAGGGATATTACTGAATCATTGAGGTTTTACCGGGACGGATTGGGATTCCGTACATCGATTAAAGAGGGCGAACCCGCAATCGTATTTTTTAATAATGCCGGAACGAAACTTGCTTTGTATCCTTTAGAGGAGTTAGTAAAAGACATCAACGAAAAAGAACCGCCTAAGAAAAAGGGGTTCCCAGGTCTTACGCTCGCTTATAATGCTAAATCAATTCAAGAAGTGGATGATGTGATCAACAAGGCTGGAAAGGCTGGGGGAACAATCGAAAAATCACCTCAGGATGTTGTTTGGGGAGGATACAGCGGATATTTTTCAGACCCCGACGGTTACTATTGGGAGGTTGCGTATTCGAAGGATTGGAGTTTCGATGAAAATGATATGCTGATTATAAAGTAA
- a CDS encoding ABC transporter ATP-binding protein codes for MLQLNQIYKVFNEGTPDEKLALGNLELQMAKGEFITVIGSNGAGKSTLMNMISGKILPDAGEVIIDGENVSAIEEHARAKMIGRVFQDPMLGTAPHMTIEENMAIAYGRTNRRGLGFGVTKKRKELFKECLGTLHLGLENRMTAKVGLLSGGERQALSLLMATFTDPKILLLDEHTAALDPSRAELVTNLTKEIVEKNKLTTLMVTHNMQQAIDLGNSLIMMDKGQIIFEARGAEKQKLTVEKLLNEFQRIKGEKMLNDRAVLI; via the coding sequence ATGCTTCAGTTAAATCAGATTTATAAGGTCTTCAATGAAGGGACACCAGATGAAAAGCTAGCCCTTGGGAATCTGGAACTGCAGATGGCAAAAGGCGAATTTATTACAGTCATCGGGAGTAATGGGGCAGGTAAATCGACGCTGATGAACATGATATCCGGCAAAATTCTCCCTGATGCCGGTGAAGTCATCATTGATGGGGAAAATGTATCGGCCATTGAAGAACATGCCCGTGCTAAAATGATTGGCCGCGTTTTTCAGGATCCCATGCTTGGTACTGCACCACATATGACGATTGAAGAAAATATGGCGATCGCTTATGGCAGAACCAATAGAAGAGGATTAGGCTTCGGGGTGACAAAAAAACGGAAAGAACTTTTTAAAGAATGTTTGGGTACCCTTCATTTAGGCCTGGAAAATCGGATGACTGCAAAAGTGGGATTATTATCTGGAGGGGAGCGCCAGGCATTATCATTGTTGATGGCGACCTTCACCGATCCTAAAATCCTGCTTCTTGATGAACATACAGCCGCACTCGACCCTTCCAGGGCAGAGCTTGTTACAAATCTGACGAAGGAAATCGTCGAAAAGAACAAGCTAACGACGTTGATGGTGACTCACAATATGCAGCAGGCAATCGATCTTGGAAATTCCTTGATCATGATGGATAAAGGACAAATCATTTTTGAAGCAAGAGGTGCTGAAAAGCAGAAGCTTACAGTTGAAAAACTGCTTAACGAATTCCAGCGCATTAAAGGTGAAAAAATGCTCAATGACCGTGCAGTGTTGATTTAA